From the Gemmatimonadota bacterium genome, one window contains:
- the nadD gene encoding nicotinate-nucleotide adenylyltransferase, with the protein MRTGVFGGSFDPPHVGHAIVAQYALERLELERVLFVPAARPPHKRDRAQAPAALRLEMTRAAIADTTEFEVDSLELDRDGPSFTVDTIEALTARRPADELVLLLGADQFNEFHTWRRPGDIVRNARVAVLGRGEVDVDGPAVALPHEVVDVPRIDVSSTEIRERVADGKPIRYLVADSVRAIIEREHLYLARDGEVPVARGDEGSC; encoded by the coding sequence GTGAGGACGGGCGTTTTCGGTGGTTCTTTCGACCCTCCGCACGTGGGACACGCGATCGTGGCGCAGTACGCGCTCGAGCGCCTCGAGCTGGAACGCGTGCTGTTCGTGCCCGCGGCGCGTCCGCCGCACAAGCGCGACCGCGCCCAGGCCCCGGCAGCGCTGCGCCTGGAGATGACCCGGGCGGCGATCGCGGACACCACGGAGTTCGAGGTCGACTCGCTGGAGCTCGATCGCGACGGACCGTCGTTCACCGTGGACACGATCGAGGCTTTGACCGCGCGGCGACCGGCGGACGAGCTGGTCCTTTTGCTGGGCGCCGATCAGTTCAATGAGTTTCACACCTGGCGCCGCCCGGGTGACATCGTCCGTAACGCTCGCGTCGCCGTGCTTGGGCGGGGTGAGGTTGACGTCGATGGCCCCGCCGTGGCGCTGCCACACGAGGTCGTCGACGTCCCGAGAATAGACGTGTCCTCCACCGAGATTCGTGAACGCGTGGCCGACGGAAAACCAATTCGGTACTTGGTGGCCGATTCGGTGCGGGCGATAATAGAACGAGAGCACCTGTACCTTGCGCGGGACGGCGAAGTCCCAGTCGCGAGAGGGGATGAAGGTTCATGCTGA
- the bamD gene encoding outer membrane protein assembly factor BamD, whose protein sequence is MRSRVWGPRRTVGGVAVLALAAALAACSNAIELADLPADDMYARGQQELDEGNWNAAITVFERFSLEFPTHPLMERARFGVGQAFFGKKEYLTASTEFLRLVQDYPVGELADDARFMVCRAYEELSPEIPLDQEYTRGAVEHCDALAEFYPGSEYADSARSTRDRLVDKLAQKDLYSADFYFRNKAYDSAIVYLEDLLEGYPTSTVAPQALLMLVEIYGELGYQSELDDVRGRLLRDFPESPEAEAAQAWAQTGSSTE, encoded by the coding sequence GTGAGGTCGCGCGTATGGGGTCCGCGGAGGACCGTCGGTGGAGTCGCCGTTCTGGCGCTGGCAGCCGCGTTGGCGGCCTGTTCGAACGCCATAGAGTTGGCGGACCTGCCCGCGGACGACATGTACGCGCGAGGCCAACAGGAACTCGATGAGGGCAATTGGAACGCGGCCATCACCGTGTTCGAGCGGTTTTCCCTCGAGTTCCCCACGCACCCGCTGATGGAGCGCGCCAGGTTCGGCGTGGGGCAGGCCTTTTTCGGGAAAAAGGAGTATCTGACCGCGTCCACGGAATTCCTCCGCCTGGTCCAGGATTATCCGGTGGGAGAGCTGGCGGACGACGCCCGCTTCATGGTCTGTCGGGCCTACGAGGAGCTGTCTCCGGAAATCCCGCTCGATCAGGAGTACACGCGAGGGGCGGTGGAGCACTGCGATGCGCTAGCCGAGTTCTACCCCGGAAGCGAGTACGCGGACAGCGCCAGGAGTACGCGCGACCGGCTCGTGGACAAGCTCGCCCAGAAGGACCTCTACAGCGCCGATTTCTACTTCCGCAACAAGGCGTACGATTCGGCGATCGTCTACCTGGAAGATCTCCTCGAAGGGTATCCCACCTCGACAGTGGCTCCGCAGGCGCTGTTGATGCTCGTCGAAATCTACGGGGAACTCGGCTACCAGTCCGAGTTGGATGACGTGCGCGGGCGGTTGCTGCGAGATTTCCCGGAGTCTCCCGAGGCGGAGGCCGCCCAGGCGTGGGCCCAGACCGGGTCGAGCACGGAGTGA